The Christiangramia flava JLT2011 genome has a segment encoding these proteins:
- a CDS encoding response regulator transcription factor, with translation MKKKDLLILLVDDEPDILEIVGYNLSSEGYQVITADNGSDGVKLAKKNKPHLIILDVMMPEMDGIEACEQIRKIPELEDTIIAFLTARGEDYSQMAGFDAGADDYITKPIKPKVLVSKVKALLRRYRDNDKAASVVKLGDITINREEYKIIQDNDEMALPRKEFELLSLLASKPGKVFKREDILDKVWGNDIVVGGRTIDVHIRKLREKIGDDKIKTVKGVGYKFVV, from the coding sequence ATGAAGAAAAAAGATCTCCTTATCCTTTTAGTTGATGATGAGCCTGATATTCTGGAAATTGTAGGCTACAATCTGTCTTCAGAAGGTTACCAGGTGATCACTGCTGACAATGGTAGTGATGGCGTGAAACTGGCCAAGAAAAACAAACCCCATTTGATCATCCTGGATGTGATGATGCCAGAAATGGATGGGATTGAAGCCTGTGAGCAGATCAGGAAAATACCTGAACTGGAAGATACCATTATCGCCTTTCTAACCGCTCGTGGGGAAGACTATAGCCAGATGGCCGGTTTTGATGCCGGTGCAGACGATTACATAACCAAACCCATCAAGCCGAAAGTTCTGGTAAGCAAGGTGAAAGCCCTGCTGAGACGATATCGGGATAATGATAAAGCTGCCAGCGTAGTCAAGCTAGGGGATATCACAATTAACCGCGAGGAATACAAGATCATCCAGGATAACGATGAGATGGCACTTCCCAGAAAGGAATTCGAATTACTGTCGTTGCTGGCTTCCAAGCCTGGAAAAGTATTCAAAAGAGAGGATATTCTGGATAAAGTGTGGGGAAATGATATCGTGGTTGGCGGCCGAACCATTGATGTGCACATCAGGAAACTCCGGGAAAAAATTGGTGATGATAAAATTAAAACCGTAAAAGGAGTAGGCTATAAGTTCGTAGTTTAA
- a CDS encoding ATP-binding protein, giving the protein MARKFKRSYRFAIRTSVYITLFMAVIMSVFMFLTSEFHFWWIVGFSLVCYLFCFFIVQYRVERFIYRRIKKIYDDVSLLDSKTLSPTQVTTDMSTLTREVEKFAEDKKLEIETLKVREAYRKEFMGNVSHELKTPLFTVQGYILTLLDGAYKDKAVRKKYLTRASKGVERLIYIVKDLDMITKLETGDLHLKFETFDMVELIQQSFDLLEMKASKKNITLTFDMDYEEPIWVRADKERIQQVLTNLIVNSIKYGKSGGTTEISIENLIKNKVIVRVTDNGEGIEKENIPRLFERFYRVDKSGSRKEGGSGLGLSIVKHIIEAHGEKIYVESVFGVGSEFSFTMEKSQAAPQPSAAAQIT; this is encoded by the coding sequence ATGGCCAGAAAGTTCAAACGTTCATACCGTTTTGCCATCAGGACCTCCGTGTATATCACGTTGTTCATGGCGGTGATTATGAGCGTTTTCATGTTTCTGACTTCTGAATTCCATTTCTGGTGGATTGTTGGTTTTTCCCTGGTTTGTTACCTGTTTTGTTTCTTCATCGTGCAATACCGCGTAGAACGTTTTATCTACCGCCGGATCAAGAAAATTTACGACGACGTTTCGCTGTTGGATTCAAAAACCTTAAGCCCCACTCAGGTAACTACTGATATGTCTACACTTACTCGCGAGGTCGAAAAGTTTGCAGAAGATAAGAAACTGGAAATCGAAACTTTAAAAGTGCGGGAAGCCTACCGGAAGGAATTTATGGGGAATGTGAGCCACGAGCTGAAAACCCCTCTTTTCACCGTTCAGGGCTATATTTTAACCTTACTCGACGGTGCTTATAAAGACAAGGCTGTTCGCAAGAAATATTTAACCAGAGCCAGCAAGGGCGTGGAAAGGCTGATCTATATCGTGAAAGATCTCGATATGATCACCAAACTCGAAACCGGAGACCTCCACCTGAAGTTTGAAACATTCGATATGGTGGAACTTATTCAGCAGTCGTTTGACCTGCTGGAAATGAAAGCATCCAAAAAGAACATCACCCTCACATTTGATATGGATTACGAGGAACCAATCTGGGTGCGGGCCGATAAGGAACGCATTCAGCAGGTCCTGACCAATTTGATCGTGAATTCCATCAAATACGGAAAATCTGGCGGTACTACCGAGATCAGCATCGAGAACCTGATCAAGAATAAGGTTATCGTTCGCGTGACCGATAACGGTGAAGGCATCGAAAAAGAGAATATTCCGCGCTTATTCGAGCGCTTTTACCGCGTTGATAAGAGCGGCTCCCGCAAAGAAGGAGGCTCTGGTCTTGGCCTTTCCATCGTAAAACACATCATCGAGGCGCACGGTGAAAAGATCTACGTGGAAAGCGTTTTTGGCGTGGGAAGCGAATTCTCATTTACTATGGAAAAAAGCCAGGCAGCCCCTCAACCCAGCGCTGCCGCCCAGATCACTTAG
- a CDS encoding glycosyltransferase has protein sequence MQKKRILVAALNWGLGHAARCVPIIEELQRQHFEPIIASDGEALRLLHKEFPHLNYEKLPSYHIKYPENGAYFKWKLIMETPRILSAIEEEKKLTKKLVKKYNLFGIISDNRLGVRSKKLKRNVFITHQLNVLSGSTSFFSSFIHQKYIRKFDQCWIPDFEGSQNLSGKLGHLDKKQKNCQYIGPLSRFEKTATPIMYEYAVILSGPEPQRSILESILLKELKDASEKILFIRGVMSDEGFQCDNPNINMKNHLFGKALQEALNCSRVIISRSGYSTIMDLAALGKKAFFIPTPGQYEQEYLAEKFQDNGIAPYCDQNHFSLEQLQKVQNYKGLSDLGGSAGLRGCLAFFHSK, from the coding sequence ATGCAGAAGAAAAGGATTCTGGTGGCCGCGTTAAACTGGGGACTAGGTCACGCCGCCCGTTGCGTACCCATCATCGAAGAACTACAGAGACAGCATTTTGAACCCATCATTGCTTCTGATGGGGAGGCCCTGCGATTGCTTCACAAGGAATTTCCGCATCTCAATTACGAGAAACTGCCTTCCTATCACATTAAATATCCCGAAAACGGTGCGTATTTTAAATGGAAGCTGATCATGGAAACTCCGCGAATTCTAAGTGCGATCGAAGAGGAAAAGAAGTTGACCAAAAAACTGGTCAAAAAGTACAACCTCTTCGGAATCATTTCGGATAACAGACTCGGGGTGAGGAGCAAAAAACTGAAGCGAAACGTTTTTATCACGCACCAGCTCAATGTACTCAGCGGCAGCACCAGTTTTTTCAGCAGTTTCATTCATCAGAAATATATCCGGAAATTCGACCAGTGCTGGATTCCTGATTTTGAGGGCAGCCAGAACCTCAGCGGCAAGTTAGGTCACCTCGACAAAAAACAGAAAAATTGCCAGTATATCGGCCCCTTGAGCCGGTTCGAGAAAACCGCCACTCCCATCATGTACGAATATGCTGTGATCCTGAGCGGGCCCGAGCCGCAGCGCAGCATTCTCGAATCGATCTTATTGAAAGAACTTAAAGATGCTTCAGAAAAGATCTTATTCATTCGCGGTGTCATGAGCGACGAGGGTTTCCAGTGCGACAACCCGAATATCAATATGAAAAATCACCTCTTCGGAAAAGCCCTGCAGGAAGCTTTGAACTGCAGTCGCGTCATCATTTCCCGGTCTGGCTATTCTACGATCATGGACCTGGCTGCCCTTGGTAAAAAAGCCTTTTTCATCCCTACTCCCGGGCAGTATGAACAGGAATACCTTGCTGAAAAATTTCAGGATAACGGGATCGCTCCATATTGCGATCAGAATCATTTCAGCCTGGAACAGCTTCAGAAAGTGCAGAATTACAAGGGCCTAAGTGATCTGGGCGGCAGCGCTGGGTTGAGGGGCTGCCTGGCTTTTTTCCATAGTAAATGA
- the trmB gene encoding tRNA (guanosine(46)-N7)-methyltransferase TrmB, producing the protein MGSKNKLKRFKENEQFENVIQPERQELQGGNFDFRGDWSGKFFKNDHPIVVELGCGKGEYTVALAQKYPEKNFIGVDIKGARFWRGAKTALEEDLPNVAFVRTQIELIDYVFAQDEVSEIWITFPDPQIKYKRTKHRLTNAEFLERYRKILKPEGYIHLKTDSEFMHGYTLGLLHGAGHEIEYAHHDVYSNEYSPEEVTSIQTFYEKQYLEKGKPITYIRFRLKNS; encoded by the coding sequence GTGGGAAGCAAGAATAAACTTAAAAGGTTTAAGGAAAACGAACAGTTTGAAAATGTGATTCAGCCTGAAAGGCAGGAATTGCAGGGTGGAAATTTTGATTTTCGCGGGGATTGGAGCGGGAAATTTTTTAAAAACGATCATCCCATTGTGGTGGAACTGGGCTGCGGAAAAGGGGAATACACGGTAGCATTAGCTCAAAAATATCCAGAAAAGAATTTTATCGGTGTCGATATCAAAGGCGCCCGCTTCTGGAGAGGCGCGAAAACGGCACTGGAAGAAGATTTGCCGAATGTGGCATTTGTTCGCACTCAGATAGAACTGATTGATTATGTTTTTGCACAGGATGAGGTTAGCGAGATCTGGATCACTTTTCCAGACCCGCAGATCAAGTACAAGCGCACCAAGCATCGCCTTACAAATGCTGAATTTCTCGAGCGTTACCGTAAAATTCTTAAACCGGAGGGCTATATTCATTTGAAAACAGATTCCGAATTCATGCACGGTTATACCCTTGGATTGCTTCACGGGGCTGGGCATGAGATAGAGTACGCCCATCATGATGTGTACAGCAACGAATATTCTCCGGAAGAAGTGACCAGTATCCAGACTTTCTACGAAAAACAATATCTTGAAAAAGGGAAACCGATCACCTATATTCGTTTCAGGTTAAAAAACAGCTAA
- a CDS encoding TonB-dependent receptor, giving the protein MKKIFTLTLILIFATMQAQETTGSIAGKLTDKEMNGEPLPFANVIIKNTSKGTTSDYDGLYLLDNIEPGTYTVSFSFVGYETLEVPNVVVEAGKVTEVNTELGSSAASLDEVVITTVSRRDSEVALLIEQKNSIEIKESIGAVELAKLGVSDAATATTKISGVTSSEASGDIFVRGLGDRYLYTTMNGLPIPSDDVERKNIDLGLFPTRVIQNISISKAYSVENSADQASGNIDITSRELRGKDELDLGFQFGVNTNAAGQFGDFKVSPNQDDVYFGVYDQLIPTEYALNNQSWNPQTAVLPLNRKYQATAGKEFGDFRALLTASNATSFEYNKGVFRNYRTNVLEDQFTDVEQFKKTDNNTALLDLGYSINDNHRLKATSLFINKVTDEVYEAGRNGEGFVFEETNEAENLNQFVRDMNTKQTRLWVNQLHGDHNFLDGKNELEWSIGYNIVNADEPNRIRNEVNIGDDNFVQLARTGGFQQRKSRQEIDDKEYNALLIDQINFIKNEDDAEEGGKNVYLQLGGNYRNKERNFFSQFFGAEEVTYNTVHPTSIDDLSSVFTTQNFNSKRLQFNKLTPDRYNGILESYGGFANFNFGNEQWNVNVGARYQQDNLDVAFAVNNYPANLPNYASQSYNNVYPSINVKFSPNEDSNFRLAASKTITLPEFKEVAPFEYVSQTGQITRGNPNLTASNNYNLDLKYEMFPSSGELISLTGFYKKILDPINKVQARGASGVFSYFNASDEANIYGLELETKVDAVETDAYNLNIAGNITRMWHSQDLKDVYDANGNFIRTFRYNGNSKIGLQGASDWIFNASANFATESDNPFRATLVGAYSSDKIYALGSPDTQNLDLIDVQYNDEIIEKGFVTLDLIMTKEFNENWTLQFKGQNLLNPEIERYQAIKPLSGTMPEQDQTVRSYTRGAVLTLGVSYDF; this is encoded by the coding sequence ATGAAGAAAATTTTCACACTCACCCTAATCCTGATCTTCGCGACCATGCAGGCGCAGGAGACCACTGGATCCATTGCCGGTAAGCTTACCGATAAGGAAATGAACGGTGAGCCGCTTCCTTTTGCCAATGTTATTATCAAAAATACATCAAAAGGAACAACTTCAGACTATGATGGTCTTTATTTATTAGATAATATCGAGCCTGGAACCTACACCGTAAGTTTCAGTTTTGTAGGTTACGAAACTTTGGAAGTACCCAATGTCGTGGTAGAAGCCGGAAAAGTAACCGAGGTAAATACCGAATTAGGATCCAGCGCTGCCAGCCTGGACGAAGTAGTGATCACGACGGTTTCCAGAAGAGATTCTGAAGTGGCCCTGCTTATCGAACAAAAGAATTCTATTGAAATTAAAGAAAGTATCGGGGCGGTAGAACTTGCCAAATTAGGAGTTTCTGATGCGGCCACCGCAACAACCAAGATTTCCGGGGTAACCAGCAGTGAGGCCTCAGGAGATATTTTCGTACGCGGACTGGGAGATCGTTACCTGTACACTACCATGAACGGGCTTCCCATTCCTTCAGACGATGTGGAGAGAAAGAATATCGACCTGGGACTTTTCCCAACGCGAGTGATTCAGAATATCAGCATCAGCAAGGCGTATTCCGTAGAAAATTCTGCCGATCAGGCTTCAGGAAATATCGATATCACTTCCCGTGAATTACGCGGAAAAGATGAATTAGACCTTGGTTTCCAGTTTGGCGTAAACACCAATGCAGCCGGGCAATTTGGAGATTTTAAAGTATCACCGAACCAGGATGATGTGTATTTTGGAGTTTATGACCAGTTGATCCCGACTGAATATGCATTAAACAACCAGTCATGGAATCCGCAAACCGCCGTCTTGCCGCTTAACCGCAAATATCAGGCGACTGCAGGAAAAGAATTCGGAGATTTCCGGGCGCTGCTTACCGCTTCTAACGCGACCAGTTTTGAGTACAACAAAGGAGTCTTCAGAAATTACCGTACCAACGTACTCGAAGACCAGTTTACCGATGTGGAGCAGTTCAAAAAGACGGATAACAATACAGCCCTTTTAGATCTTGGATACAGCATCAATGATAACCACAGGCTGAAGGCGACCAGTTTATTCATCAATAAGGTGACCGATGAAGTTTATGAAGCCGGGCGTAACGGGGAAGGTTTCGTTTTTGAGGAAACCAACGAAGCGGAAAACCTGAATCAGTTCGTACGCGATATGAACACTAAGCAAACCAGGCTTTGGGTGAACCAGTTACATGGTGACCACAATTTCCTGGATGGTAAAAATGAACTGGAATGGTCTATAGGATACAACATCGTGAATGCCGATGAGCCAAACCGAATTCGCAACGAGGTAAATATTGGTGATGATAACTTCGTACAACTGGCAAGAACCGGTGGTTTTCAGCAAAGAAAATCCCGCCAGGAGATCGATGATAAAGAATACAATGCCTTGTTGATCGACCAGATCAATTTTATCAAAAATGAAGATGATGCGGAAGAAGGCGGAAAAAATGTGTACCTACAGTTAGGAGGAAATTATAGAAATAAAGAGCGTAACTTCTTCTCCCAATTCTTCGGAGCTGAAGAGGTGACTTACAATACTGTACACCCAACCTCTATTGATGACCTTTCTTCTGTTTTTACGACGCAGAATTTCAATTCAAAAAGACTTCAGTTCAACAAGCTAACACCAGACCGTTATAACGGGATCCTGGAATCATATGGCGGCTTTGCCAATTTTAACTTCGGAAACGAGCAGTGGAATGTGAACGTGGGCGCACGCTACCAGCAGGATAACCTGGATGTGGCGTTCGCGGTAAACAACTACCCGGCAAACCTTCCGAACTATGCTTCGCAATCCTACAACAACGTTTATCCAAGCATCAACGTGAAGTTTTCTCCGAACGAAGATTCAAACTTCAGGCTTGCGGCCAGCAAAACTATTACGCTTCCCGAATTTAAAGAAGTAGCTCCATTTGAATACGTTTCTCAAACCGGGCAGATCACACGAGGAAATCCAAACCTGACAGCTTCCAATAACTACAACCTGGACCTGAAATATGAAATGTTCCCAAGCTCGGGAGAGCTGATCTCTTTAACAGGTTTTTATAAAAAGATCCTGGACCCGATCAACAAGGTACAGGCCCGCGGAGCTTCAGGAGTATTCTCTTATTTCAACGCCAGTGACGAAGCCAATATTTATGGTTTGGAACTGGAAACCAAGGTAGATGCAGTGGAAACTGATGCCTACAACCTGAATATTGCCGGAAACATCACCAGAATGTGGCACAGCCAGGATCTGAAAGACGTTTATGACGCCAATGGCAATTTCATCAGGACCTTTAGATATAACGGAAATAGCAAAATCGGACTTCAGGGTGCTTCAGACTGGATCTTTAATGCCTCTGCCAATTTCGCAACCGAATCTGACAATCCTTTCAGAGCCACTTTAGTCGGAGCTTATTCTTCAGACAAGATTTACGCTCTTGGATCGCCAGATACTCAAAACCTGGATTTGATCGACGTTCAGTATAACGACGAAATCATTGAAAAAGGCTTTGTGACCCTTGATTTGATAATGACCAAAGAATTTAATGAAAACTGGACGCTACAGTTCAAAGGGCAGAACCTGTTAAATCCTGAGATCGAAAGATACCAGGCAATTAAACCACTTTCAGGGACCATGCCAGAGCAGGATCAAACCGTAAGATCTTACACCCGGGGAGCCGTATTGACGCTTGGTGTAAGCTATGACTTTTAA